Genomic DNA from Molothrus aeneus isolate 106 chromosome Z, BPBGC_Maene_1.0, whole genome shotgun sequence:
TTTTGGGAAGAGGCAGTGCTGCCATGTACCTTTCATAAAGGGAGCCATCCACCCAGAACCAGGCCTTTGAGTCTCCCTCGCTGTCTGGGTCCTCTTCCTCCAGCCCGCCATAGTCATACCAGGGAAAACTGCCCTTCTGCAATCCAATCCAGTATGGGACATCTGCATTCTTCAGGAAGGtctggagaagaagaaaaagtgcTTTTCCATGTTTTATTCCATGGCACCCATGCACTGCAGTACTATATACTTCACAGAAGGGTGATTGTCTTCCAATgagtccctggggctgggagttctcgagccctgctgccctgctccagcttggGAAACATCCAGGGGTGCCAGAGCCCTTCTATCCCATGTCAACCAACAGCCATGTGCTCCAGAGAACAGCCTTGCACCCTCCAATGTTTTGGCAGGACAGGGGGCTCCCAGAACCATGCTATCTGGGGACTCCCAGAACCACGCTAGCCCATCTGGGGACCTCATGGCTGGACACACCCtctgctgccctcagctcccccagcaccctACCGGCACGGTCCAGCGACTCCAGGATTTGGTGACCAGGAGCTGAGAATATGTCTTCTCACACTCATCTCTGCTGTCTTCCCATGTCTTCTTCTCCGAGGAGATGAAGAGGCACTTGCCCCTGTACAGCAGCCAGCCCGAAGGGCAGCAATCTGTGGGTAGGGGCACAGCTGAGGGGCTTGCTCAGCCACAGATGCCCTGGGGGGTAACAAGGAACAGCCCCACACCTTCCCAGCAGACATCACAGGCTCAGtgtctgctccagcactgcttcaGCTCTTGGACCACTCTGTCCCCGCCATGTGGTCAAAAAAGCCAGCACTTGGCCCTTGGCAcctgctgagcagtgccagtgctggagcagcccctccctgctccatcaCCACCCTACCTATGGCTGTGCAGGAGCGCAGGAGGGCCACGGTGCTCTCGCTGGTGTTGAGCCTTCCCTGCACCTCCTGCATCTCCCTCTCTGTCCTGCCCAGCACCCCCGTGACGCGGCgcagctccaggctcagcctgtccagctccagctggctgATGTTGCCCTCGTGCCACGCTcgctgcagctcctctctggcCCACACCAGCTCCCGCTGtgtctgctccaggctctgctcctgcgccctcagctcctgtgacaGGCGGCCCTGCTCGGCCTTGTGCTCACGGGAGGAGTCCTGCAGGCTGCGGGTGACCTGCCagtctggggacaggggggtgaGCTGGGACATGAGCATGGGACAGCTCGGATGTGGGACTGACCCTGCTTAAGGCAggtgggatgggcagggcaaggcaggggATTATCCACGATGAATGGGAAAGGTGGGAGGGAAGGACGCAGCAGGGAAGTGTACGGTTAAGGGTTGGGTAGGATCtggcaggggagagcaggatGAGGCAGGATGGGCATAGGAGCAGACACAGCAGATTAAGGGCAGGGAGGGTGCAGCAATATGAGGCTGGACAGTGCCaggatgggaaagaaaaggagcagaaaCAGAAAGTAAGGTGAGGAAGAGGGATGATGGGAGGCAAGGGAGGTGCTTGGATGTGTGAGGGATATAGGCCAGCTCGTGGCAGACAGCACAGGGACTCAGCAGTGAGTGTGCATGAGCATGCTTCCATTCACCCACAGTGCCCACCCCAGCCAGATGCCCCCCAACCCAACCCAGGGAGTGAGATGCTCAAACTCCCTGCCCCAGATGCTCACAGTTCCCCAACTCACAGCAGGCCCCCAGGGCCACGgtggccaccagcagcaggaaagtTGTCAGCAGTCCCACAGGGATGCACCACCGACAGGACCGGCACCCTGCACGACACAACAGACATCACCTGAAGAGCTGGAAAacccctggcagcccccagaCCTCCTTCCTGGAtacaggcaggagagtggtgGCATGACAGCACAGATGGCATGGTGTGGGTGATGGGAGTGGGAGGACCCCAAAACACCACCCACGACCCAGCCCAGAACCACGCTGGGTCTGCTGGAATGCAGCTGGAtgctcacctgggctgggctctgctccatccccatcctgccctgccagtTCTGGCTGGGCACTCTCGTAGGGGCTCTCTGTCTCATTCATGCCGAAGGCTGTGGGAGGaaggcaggggagagcagctgagGCCGTGGGGTTGGGCACGGCAGGGACAGCGTGGCGGGGCCTGTGGGCTCTCACCTGCCTCCAGtgcctggctggctgtgctccGGCCTCCCATCACTTTGGCAAACCTCAGGTCAGCATAAAGCTGGGCCATGTGGGGAGCACTGGGTGAGCCCTGAGCCTCGCTGGCTCCCACTCCGCCCTGGGGATGCCTCTCTGAGATGTCCCCTTTGCTCCCGGTGACTGTGCAGTCTCTCAGAGGTGCAAAGGAGAAGTGCAGCCAGCATCTGCAGAAGCAGAAGTTTGCTCCGCACTGTAGCAGATGGGACTAGTGAGGCACGGCTGCGGGGACCAGCACCCTCTCATTGGTCCCAGAAACACCAGACCGTCCCCTCCCACGCCCTAAAAGTGCTCATGGTCTCCCtaggcacaggggcagggtgagggcagcacagccaggtgtcacagcagggGCACAGCAAAGGATGGACCCAAATCTGTGCactgtggggcagagcagggcaatCCTGAAAACAGGAGCAAActgctgtgtggacagctccaTGGAGTTGGAGGTCTTCACAGATAGTgatttcccctcccagcctctgAGAATAGGAATTTCCCCATGATGTATTTTGTTCCACTACCTctcatcccctccctgctcccttccaaAGAAGACCCCAGCTTTGGGATTGCtccaaaacagccccagagaGTTACAAAAATCAGTGATGTCCCCtttgccttcccttcccaagACCACAATCCCAGCATTCACAACACCTTCTTGGTCCCTCCAGGCCCCCAGCGTCTCAGAGGTCTCTACTGAACTgcatccagagaagggcaggtTTCAGAAGGCatgcccccaaaccctcccattGCTTCCCACTGCATTCCACTGCCTTGCCATTGCCTCCCACTGCCTTTCAGATGGTCAGATGGGCACATCTGAACAAACCAGCCCCTGGGACAGCACTGGAGGTGCACAGTGGTGCTCGTGGAGCACAGTGTTATATAGCCAGTGTCCATCATCTCTGCAAGAGCAAGGGAAGTTCTTCCTCAGTGGCGAAAGGCAAAAAATCAAAGCCAGCTTCAAAGGGGACAGGAAGGAGGTTTAGAAAACTAAAAGTTGGGCAGCCTCTACTCAACCTCCCGGAAGAAAATGAAGCATGTTTGCCTAGGTATGCAGGGGCCCAGACCCAGGGAGGACATGCAGGGAAAGGCCAGTGGGATTTACTGGGCCACTGCTCAGTGTGCCTTCTACTGCTTGGAAGCACCAGCCTGGGGATGAGGGGAGAGCAACAGGGCCATTTATCATGACCCTTCGGCGTCTGGGATGTGGTTTTCCACAGTGTATTTGGTGGCAGAATGGAGAGATGTGGCCATGATGAGAGGAGAAGTGAAAGTTCATGCTGCAGTGTGGAAGTCTCTTTTAGGCATTAGGGCAGTGATGCTCAGATcctggagcagagcaccaagAAGAGGGAACCTCCATCCTGGATGGAGTCAGCAGCAGGGCTACCTGTTCCCAGATGGAAGCCagacctgctctgctctgccccaggaaATTTGATGAATTCTCTGTAGGCTGAGTCCTACAGCTGTGCCCCATGTTCCAGCCCCAAGCTGCACCACCCCAGTGCTGTCCCAGGGGACCCTGAGCCGTTTTGGGGGACGGAGGGGGAGCCAAATGGTGGTGCCTGGCCAATGGCAGGACACCACCGCCCTGGCGGTACTTTCCCCTCTGTCACTCCTTGCCACACTTCTGCTTCTGCAGAAACCAGCTGCGTTTTCATTTGAAGcggagcagagcctgcagggctgcccggGGCATGGCCCAGAGTGTGGTCTATGCCGACCTGAAGTTCGCGGCGCGGCCCCTGTCCACTGCGCCCGACGACGATGACAGTCCCTACGAGAACGTGTCACCGCTGGGGCCGGTGACAgcagggcccagcccaggtggggacgggagcagccacagggatgcagggcaCCAGGGGTGATGCCCAGGGGGTGATGCCCAGGGGGTGATGATGCCCACAGGGTGATGATGCCCACGGGGTGATGATGCTCACGGGGTGATGCCGCGGGTGCTCCTCTCTTGCAGGGCGCTGGACCCGGCCATGGCGCGTCCCCACAGCGCTGCTGGtagccagcctgctcctgctgctgctgctgctggtggccgTGGTGGCCCTGGGCGCTTGCCGTGAGTCGGTGGCTGCCAGGGGTGGGGGtggctgggagggcactgggctggGTGAGGGACTGGCTGCgggggctgccagggaggaggcctgggctgggctccggGGCTCCTGCATGGCCTCCACAAGCTGCCTCCACTGCCTTTCCCACTGCCTACC
This window encodes:
- the LOC136569166 gene encoding B-cell differentiation antigen CD72-like: MAQLYADLRFAKVMGGRSTASQALEAAFGMNETESPYESAQPELAGQDGDGAEPSPGCRSCRWCIPVGLLTTFLLLVATVALGACYWQVTRSLQDSSREHKAEQGRLSQELRAQEQSLEQTQRELVWAREELQRAWHEGNISQLELDRLSLELRRVTGVLGRTEREMQEVQGRLNTSESTVALLRSCTAIDCCPSGWLLYRGKCLFISSEKKTWEDSRDECEKTYSQLLVTKSWSRWTVPTFLKNADVPYWIGLQKGSFPWYDYGGLEEEDPDSEGDSKAWFWVDGSLYERPWQSKSNGTCAIISHGSIKPAQCTGPSDLHLWICEKAAGPSLPFK